One Citrobacter amalonaticus genomic window carries:
- a CDS encoding PTS lactose/cellobiose transporter subunit IIA: MEELETIIMELLVNAGAARSQALTALQLARKGDFAGAEQAMEESRDYVKLAHKIQTQLIGIDEGTGKLPVNLITVHSQDHLMNAMVIQDLAGDMIELYRRLPPVN; the protein is encoded by the coding sequence CCATCATTATGGAACTGTTGGTTAACGCCGGAGCCGCACGAAGCCAGGCATTGACCGCCCTGCAACTGGCCCGCAAAGGCGACTTTGCCGGTGCCGAACAGGCGATGGAAGAGTCACGCGATTACGTCAAGCTGGCGCATAAAATCCAGACGCAGCTGATCGGGATCGATGAAGGGACCGGTAAGCTGCCGGTGAATTTGATCACCGTCCACTCGCAGGACCATCTGATGAACGCGATGGTGATTCAGGATCTGGCAGGTGACATGATTGAACTGTATCGCAGGTTGCCGCCGGTCAATTGA